The nucleotide window GAAACTCCCGGTACTTTTCCTCGGCCGAGTAGCTGATGGCCGAGTGGATCCGGCCTTGAGCGGCCACAAAGCTGCGGTACAAAATGTCATTGACGACTTTATCGAGGGGCGGCACCTCCCGACGCAACTGGGCAAAGTCCTCCTTTTTGATTTGAACTACCACCGAGTCCTCAATAGCTTCGATGTTGAAGCGCGAGGGCAGCCCCGTGGTGAGGCTTTCCTGGTCGCCGGCCCACCAGTTTTCAACCGAGAAGTACATGGTATGCTCGGCCCCTTTAGGATCCACAGAATAAGTGCGCAGGCAGCCCGCCGTTACGAAAGAATGGGCAAGCAGCACGTCGCCGGCCTGCAGCAGATACTGGCGCTTCCGCAGCGGCCGCAGCACACTCGCAGCCCGAACACGCTCCAGATCTTCCGCCGTAAAATTGGCCTTGCTTTGCAGATAGGTAGCAAACACATCAAACATACGCCAACGAAGGTAGCACACCGCCCAGGAATTTTCCTTGAGCAGCGCGCTACCTTCGTTTGAGTTTTCAGCTAGCCCTCACTGCCAACCGCGGAGCAGTGTTGGCAGTGAGGGCTACCTACTGGGGCACTTAGACTGTGTATTTGGTCAGCCACTTGGCCTTGATGGCCGCCCGGGCGTCGATGAACTCTTTGTCGGTACCTTCGGCAATGGCATCGATTGGGTAGCGCAACGGGCGCGTGCCGTCGGGCATGTCCACCAGGTGCAAGACGCCGTCGGCAATGGCCTGAGGGTTCATGTCGAAGGCAACCATTTTGCCATACAGCCCGGCGCCCATAGCGTTGAACTTATCAGCGGCCGCCTCGCCGTACTCGGCCACAATGGCTTCCTTATCGGCATTAACGCCGGGCTTGACGCCCGAATTCATTTCCGTAGGATACACGCCGGGCTGGATGCTGACGTTCTCGATGTTGTAGTCGCGCAGTTCGTCCTGCAGCCCTTCCGTCACGCTTTCCACCGCAAACTTCGAAGCCAGATACGGAATCATGAAGGGCAACGTGTGGCCGCTGGCGCCCGAGGTAATGTTGATAACCAGACCCTGCTTGGCCTGCCGCATAGCCGGCAGCACGGCCTGGTAGGTGCGCAACACGCCGTAGAAATTCACGTCGAACATGCGACGAATCTGGTCGAGGGAATAAGCTTCCAGCAGGCCGTAGCCGGTCACGGCGGCGTTGTTGATCAGCACGTCGATGCGGCCGTGTCGGGACAGGGCCTGAGTTACGGCCTGCTGTACCGAGTCGTCGCTGGTAACGTCGAGCTCTACGACTTCCACGCGGGGCAAAGCGGCCAGTTCTTGAGCTACGGCGGCATTCTTGCCGGTGGTTTCGCGCATGGCGGCCAGCACGGTGTGGCCGGCAGCAGCCAGGGTGGTAGTCATGAGCTTACCAAAGCCCGTGCTGGTACCGGTGATTAAGATGATTTTGGACATGACGTAGTACGTGGTTTTGCGGAATGAAAAAGGGTGAGTCGGCGCCACTTCGGCGGGTTATTCCGACAGCACAAAGGTGGCGCAGCCCCACCCCGCAGTCCTTTGACATTTATCAAAAAAGCCCGCTGACAAATGTCAACGGGCCCACGTTCAGCTACTGCTCAAAGCAGCTAAAAACCACTCGTATTCATCGTAAATCACCTTTTCGCCTAGCTCATCCCGCCGGCAATGCTATTCCTTGATTTCCCCGAACCGGAACCGGACGAAACCGGCCGCTACCGAGGCGTAGGGGTTCTTATCGGCCAGCAGGCCCGGCACATCACGGGTGCTGACCCGAATTCGTAGATGCTTGTGGTGAAGGTGACGCCCAGCGGCAGGGCAAAGCCGTAACCGGCCCCGCCCGCAATACCGCTGCTCAGCCGCAGGTACTTGGTGGGCTTGAAGTCGATGCCGGCGCCTACGAAGGGACTGGGAATGTTGCCGGCCACCTCATTTAGCGGCAAGGTCACGTCGAGGCCCAGCTCCAGGCGGTTGGTGATACGCAGGCCGGCCCCGGCCCGCAGCTTGGTGGGCAAGTCGGCGCGGTACTCCTGGCTGGGCTGGTACACAAACACGCTGTCGGTGCCGGAGGCAAAAATCTTGGTGGCCTCGGCCAGGAAGTCGTAGTTGTCGACGCCGTTGGAGCGCAGCTTCTTGAGCTTCTGGTCGGAGGCGGTCAGCAGGTTGCCTTCCCAGGTCATGTGGCCCAGGTCGGTGACGGACAGGCTGGCCCGCAGCATTTTGCCGGCTTCCATAGCCAGGCCCAAATCGAAGCCGTTGCCTTTGCCCACCGGCTGCAGCCCATTGCCCCGCTCCTGCCGGTTGAAAGAAGCGTTGCTTACTACTTTGCCGTAGTCAATATCGAACAGCGGCGACATAGCGCTGTAGGCCGTAATCTTGCCCGGCTCGATGCGCACGTCCACAATGCCCACGCCCTGAATATAGCGGTAGCCCGCGCCCCCGACAGCCGGAACAGCGGCAGGGTAACCAGGCGGCGGGCAAAGGCAAAGTTGAACTCGTTGTACCAGGTACCTTGAAACGTGGTGCCGGCCAGCGACTCGGTTATCAGCGGCGAGGTGGCGGGGTTATAGTTGGCATAAATTGGGGCTTCCTGACCCAGAAACAGGATTTCGGCCGCGTTCTTATTCAGGCCCATGTGGCCCACCATACGCTGCCGGTTGCTGAAGGCAAAGCTGCCCAACACCGGAAAGGAAGCCGACACGGCCACCGTAGTCACATCAGCGTTGAAGTTGAAGGTGTTGTCGGACGTAAAAGCCTGGGCCAGCTCCAGCTTGTCGGCCTTGGTCAGGGCTTGGTCGGAGTTGCGCAGAAAGCGCCAGGCTTGGCTGCGCGTCAGCGACTGGGAGCTGATGCCCACGCCGCCTTCCCCGATGGAAAAAGCCACCACCGCGTTGTTCATGCGGGCCATGTTGGCCGGGTTTACCCCGATGGCCTGGTAGTCGCTGGCGAAGGTATTAGCTACGCCGCCCCGTCCCACAATGGAGAAAGAACTCATCTCAGTCTGGGCCCGCAGGCTGGTGGCGGCCAGCAGCCCCAGGCCGGTTAGCAGGGCAAAACGAATATTTTTCACGGGGCAGAAAGAGGATAAGAAGTCGAAGGCCGATAATCTTCAAGCCATTGATTGCAAAAAGCTTACAACTAAATACTGACTGACAGCGTGCCGGGTTCACCGGAAGTGTGGTCGGCGCCCGTTATTTTGCGTACCAGCAGGATTTGTCGTGCCGGCAAATGTAAACCTCTTCCGGCCTTGGCAGTTGCCAGCACCGGGCTTTCTTTCCAAAACTCCCCTCTCTTGGCTAAGCGCTTTTCCGTTGACGAGTACGCCGAAGGCATCCTGGCCGGCAACCGCATGGTGCTGAGTCGGGCCATTACGCTCGTGGAAAGCACCCTGCCCTCCGACCAGCGCCTGGCCGAGCAGGTTCTCGACCGGGTGCTGCCCCATGCCGGCCGCTCGGTGCGGGTGGGTATTACGGGCGTACCGGGCGTGGGCAAAAGTACGTTTATCGAAGCCCTGGGCTTGGCGCTGCTCACGCAGGGCAAGCGCCTGGCCGTACTGGCCGTCGACCCCACAAGTCAGCGCAGCGGCGGCAGCATCCTGGGCGACAAAACCCGGATGAACCAGCTGGCCGCTCACGAGCGGGCCTACATCCGGCCTTCGCCGGCGGGCCGCAGCCTGGGTGGCGTTACGCGCAGTACCCGCGAGGCCATGATCTTGTGCGAAGCCGCCGGCCACGACGTTATTTTCATCGAGACCGTGGGCGTGGGCCAGAGCGAAACCGCCGTGCACGGCATGGTCGACTTCTTTCTACTGCTCATGCTGGCCGGGGCCGGCGACGAGCTGCAGGGCATCAAGAAAGGCATTATGGAAATGGCCGATGCGGTAACCATTACCAAAGCCGATGGGCAGAACGAAACGGCTGCCAAGCTGGCCCGCCGCGAGTACCAGAACGCCCTGCACCTGTTCCCACTGGCTCCCTCGGGCTGGCAGCCGGTGGTGACCATCAGCTCGGCCCTGAGCGGCCGGGGCGTGCCCGAGGTGTGGCAGGTGGTAGAGCAGTACGTGCAGCAAACCCAGCAGAGCGGCTACTTCCAGCAGCGCCGGCAGGAGCAAAACCTGCACTGGCTCTACGAGGCCATTCGCCAGGGCCTGGAAGAGCAGTTTTATGCCAAGGCCAGCGTGCAGCAGCATTTGCCCGCTCTGCGCCAGCAGGTAATTGACGGCAGCAAATCGGCCTTTGGGGCCGCCGCTGAGCTGTTGGGCTTATAAGCCGCGCTGCACTTCCAGCAAGTCCCACTTATTACCGTAGAGGTCGGCAAAGACGGCCACGTGGCCGTAGCTTTCCTGGCGGGGCTCCTCCAGAAACTGTACGCCCCGGGCGTGCAGGCGGTGGTAGTCAGCCCAGAACTCGGCGGTGTGCAGAAACAGGAAGACCCGGCCGCCGCACTGGTTACCAACGGCTTTTTCCTGGTCTTCGCCTTTGGCCTGGGCCAGCAGCAGCCCGGTTTCGGCGCCGGGAGGCACTACGCGTACCCAGCGTTTGCCCTGACTCAGGTCAGTATCTTCCAGGAGCCGGAAGCCCAGCACCCCGACGTAATAAGTCAGGGCCTCGTCGTAGTCACGCACTAATAAGGCTATAGAACCTAGCTGCATTGTTGAAGTCGGATAGAGGGTGGTAGTGGCTTTGCCTTACGGGGTTCGTGCGCCCGAGCAGGTTTGCGGCGGGTTTGGCAAATGGATATTTTTCCCTGGTTTCTCCTAAAGCTACGCCACAAAAAAAGAGTCCGCCGTTTCCGGCGGACTCTTTCGAAAAAAGCTCACGACCTAAGCCCGGCGCGGCCGCAGGGCCAGATAGTCGAGGTAGTACAGGATTTTTACCGACACCGAGTTGTTGTGCGGGGTGTTGATGGTGTTGCTCAGGTTGTCGAAGTACAAGGGCGTGGCCTGGTTGGCCTGCAGGAAGGTCGAGCCGGCGTTTTTCCAAACGATGCTGATCTGGGAGCCGGGCGCAAACCACCACGAGTACACCGCGTCGATGTTGAAAGCATTGAAGGTATTGTCACGGTTGCGGGTGTAGTCTACCGGCGTTTCCTCCCCGCCCGGAGCCAGGCGGGCAAAGCCCAGGTAGCGCACCGTGCTGGTGTAGTGGCGAGTACGCACCGTGAGCGACATCCGGTTGGTGAAGGTGTAGGCAGCCGTCAGCACGTTCGAAACCGTGACCACGCGGCGGCGGCCCAGCAGGATGGCCTCCGGAAATTCATCCAGAATCTTCTTGTCCTCGGGGTAGTCACTGCTCAGGCTGCCGTCGTCGCCGCTGGAGGGATTCACGTAGCCAATCTGGTTGCGGTTGGTGCTCCAGTCGAGGCTGTAGCGGAAGTTGAGCTTGTTGTTGACGCGGTAGCGGGGCGAAAAGCCGAAGCCGATGCCCAGGCGGCGGGGCCGCTCAAACCGGTCGTCTTCCCCATATACCCGCACCCCGGCGTTCAAGTCCAGGGCCAGCTTCTTGCGGTAATCCGACGAGACAAAGGCCCCGAAGTTGCCGTTGGCCGGCACCCGCACGTAGAATTTGCCCAACGGATTTACGCGGGGCTCAAAATAGTCGCGGTTGATGGGGTTCACGTCGAAGTTGAAGCCCGTGGTA belongs to Hymenobacter cellulosilyticus and includes:
- a CDS encoding Crp/Fnr family transcriptional regulator, giving the protein MFDVFATYLQSKANFTAEDLERVRAASVLRPLRKRQYLLQAGDVLLAHSFVTAGCLRTYSVDPKGAEHTMYFSVENWWAGDQESLTTGLPSRFNIEAIEDSVVVQIKKEDFAQLRREVPPLDKVVNDILYRSFVAAQGRIHSAISYSAEEKYREFLQKYPGLALRVPQHMIASFLGITTETLSRIRRHLH
- a CDS encoding SDR family oxidoreductase; protein product: MSKIILITGTSTGFGKLMTTTLAAAGHTVLAAMRETTGKNAAVAQELAALPRVEVVELDVTSDDSVQQAVTQALSRHGRIDVLINNAAVTGYGLLEAYSLDQIRRMFDVNFYGVLRTYQAVLPAMRQAKQGLVINITSGASGHTLPFMIPYLASKFAVESVTEGLQDELRDYNIENVSIQPGVYPTEMNSGVKPGVNADKEAIVAEYGEAAADKFNAMGAGLYGKMVAFDMNPQAIADGVLHLVDMPDGTRPLRYPIDAIAEGTDKEFIDARAAIKAKWLTKYTV
- a CDS encoding VOC family protein; this encodes MQLGSIALLVRDYDEALTYYVGVLGFRLLEDTDLSQGKRWVRVVPPGAETGLLLAQAKGEDQEKAVGNQCGGRVFLFLHTAEFWADYHRLHARGVQFLEEPRQESYGHVAVFADLYGNKWDLLEVQRGL
- a CDS encoding DUF5723 family protein, translated to MGIVDVRIEPGKITAYSAMSPLFDIDYGKVVSNASFNRQERGNGLQPVGKGNGFDLGLAMEAGKMLRASLSVTDLGHMTWEGNLLTASDQKLKKLRSNGVDNYDFLAEATKIFASGTDSVFVYQPSQEYRADLPTKLRAGAGLRITNRLELGLDVTLPLNEVAGNIPSPFVGAGIDFKPTKYLRLSSGIAGGAGYGFALPLGVTFTTSIYEFGSAPVMCRACWPIRTPTPR
- the meaB gene encoding methylmalonyl Co-A mutase-associated GTPase MeaB; amino-acid sequence: MAKRFSVDEYAEGILAGNRMVLSRAITLVESTLPSDQRLAEQVLDRVLPHAGRSVRVGITGVPGVGKSTFIEALGLALLTQGKRLAVLAVDPTSQRSGGSILGDKTRMNQLAAHERAYIRPSPAGRSLGGVTRSTREAMILCEAAGHDVIFIETVGVGQSETAVHGMVDFFLLLMLAGAGDELQGIKKGIMEMADAVTITKADGQNETAAKLARREYQNALHLFPLAPSGWQPVVTISSALSGRGVPEVWQVVEQYVQQTQQSGYFQQRRQEQNLHWLYEAIRQGLEEQFYAKASVQQHLPALRQQVIDGSKSAFGAAAELLGL